From Rhodococcus antarcticus, the proteins below share one genomic window:
- the purF gene encoding amidophosphoribosyltransferase — MSDVSARDRSPELRTPDVPEESPREECGVFGVWAPGEQVAKLSYYGLYALQHRGQEAAGIAVGDGAQVLVFKDLGLVSQVFDEQTLTAMKGHVAIGHTRYSTTGSTTWENAQPTFRTTSAGTSVALGHNGNLVNTADLAHRVREAGLLDTRSDRMAATTDSDLIAALLAHAAGDTSIEQAAMALLPTLRGAFCLTFMDEHTLYAARDPHGVHPLVLGRLERGWVVASETAALDIVGASFVREIEPGELLAIDADGVRSSRFANPEPKGCVFEFVYLARPDTAIGGRSVHSTRVEIGAKLATESPAEGDLVIPVPESGTPAAIGFARASGIPYGQGLVKNAYVGRTFIQPSQTIRQLGIRLKLNPLKDVIRGKRLVVVDDSIVRGNTQRALVRMLREAGAVEVHVRIASPPVRWPCFYGLDFGSPAELIANGADSEAGLVESVRRAIGADSLGYISVDGMIAATEQPRNRLCTACFTGEYPISLPTEAAFGKNVLEGMLESAADAVAREIDANDNVAALGRP; from the coding sequence GTGTCCGACGTGTCCGCTCGTGACCGTTCCCCCGAGCTCCGCACCCCCGACGTCCCGGAGGAGTCCCCGCGCGAGGAGTGCGGCGTCTTCGGGGTGTGGGCGCCGGGCGAGCAGGTGGCCAAGCTCAGCTACTACGGGCTCTACGCGCTGCAGCACCGGGGCCAGGAGGCGGCGGGCATCGCGGTCGGCGACGGCGCGCAGGTGCTGGTGTTCAAGGACCTCGGCCTGGTCAGCCAGGTGTTCGACGAGCAGACGCTGACGGCCATGAAGGGCCACGTCGCCATCGGCCACACGCGCTACTCCACCACCGGGTCCACCACGTGGGAGAACGCCCAGCCGACGTTCCGGACCACCTCCGCGGGCACCTCCGTCGCCCTGGGACACAACGGCAACCTGGTGAACACCGCCGACCTGGCCCACCGCGTGCGGGAGGCCGGGCTGCTCGACACGCGCAGCGACCGGATGGCCGCCACCACGGATTCGGACCTGATCGCCGCGCTGCTCGCGCACGCCGCGGGGGACACGTCCATCGAGCAGGCCGCCATGGCGCTGCTGCCGACCCTGCGGGGGGCCTTCTGCCTGACGTTCATGGACGAGCACACCCTCTACGCGGCCCGCGACCCGCACGGGGTGCACCCGCTGGTGCTGGGCCGCCTGGAGCGCGGCTGGGTGGTGGCCAGCGAGACCGCCGCGCTGGACATCGTGGGCGCGTCCTTCGTCCGGGAGATCGAGCCGGGCGAGCTGCTGGCGATCGACGCCGACGGGGTGCGCTCGAGCCGGTTCGCCAACCCCGAGCCCAAGGGCTGCGTCTTCGAGTTCGTCTACCTGGCCCGGCCGGACACCGCGATCGGCGGCCGCTCCGTGCACTCCACCCGGGTGGAGATCGGGGCGAAGCTGGCGACCGAGTCCCCCGCCGAGGGGGACCTCGTCATCCCCGTCCCGGAGTCGGGCACCCCCGCGGCCATCGGCTTCGCCCGGGCCTCGGGCATCCCCTACGGACAGGGCCTGGTCAAGAACGCCTACGTGGGGCGCACCTTCATCCAGCCCAGCCAGACGATCCGCCAGCTCGGGATCCGGCTCAAGCTCAACCCGCTCAAGGACGTCATCCGCGGCAAGCGCCTGGTCGTGGTGGACGACTCCATCGTCCGCGGCAACACCCAGCGGGCGCTGGTGCGGATGCTCCGCGAGGCGGGCGCGGTGGAGGTGCACGTGCGGATCGCCTCGCCGCCGGTGCGCTGGCCGTGCTTCTACGGCCTGGACTTCGGGAGCCCGGCCGAGCTCATCGCGAACGGGGCGGACTCCGAGGCCGGCCTGGTGGAGAGCGTGCGCCGGGCGATCGGCGCGGACTCGCTGGGCTACATCTCGGTGGACGGCATGATCGCGGCCACCGAGCAGCCCCGCAACCGGCTGTGCACCGCCTGCTTCACCGGTGAGTACCCCATCTCGCTGCCCACCGAGGCCGCGTTCGGCAAGAACGTGCTGGAGGGGATGTTGGAGAGTGCGGCCGACGCGGTGGCCCGCGAGATCGACGCGAACGACAACGTCGCGGCGCTGGGCCGGCCCTAG
- a CDS encoding TetR/AcrR family transcriptional regulator, which translates to MADVNPGRIAEAALALVDAEGMDALSMRRLATELGVQAPSLYHHVASKDELLDALVERVGAGADASWFGVRTWDEALLRWGRTYHGALAEHPALAPLFVRSPGRSAAALQRVDAVHGGLVAAGWSHREATEIAAAVKFLVMGAASGSVTAGFSADPAVYAGRYPNLASAHRLPGRRDSVDADTVELALSALVDGLRLRLSRR; encoded by the coding sequence ATGGCAGACGTCAACCCCGGGCGCATCGCGGAGGCCGCGCTGGCCCTCGTCGACGCCGAGGGGATGGACGCGCTGTCCATGCGTCGCCTGGCCACCGAGCTGGGTGTGCAGGCCCCGTCGCTGTACCACCACGTGGCCAGCAAGGACGAGCTGCTCGACGCCCTGGTGGAGCGGGTGGGGGCCGGGGCCGACGCCTCGTGGTTCGGGGTCCGCACCTGGGACGAGGCGCTGCTCCGCTGGGGGCGGACCTACCACGGGGCCCTGGCCGAGCACCCGGCGCTGGCCCCGCTGTTCGTCCGCTCGCCCGGCCGGTCCGCCGCCGCGCTGCAGCGGGTAGACGCCGTGCACGGCGGGCTCGTCGCGGCCGGGTGGAGCCACCGGGAGGCCACCGAGATCGCGGCGGCGGTGAAGTTCCTGGTCATGGGGGCAGCGTCGGGCTCGGTGACCGCGGGGTTCAGCGCGGACCCGGCCGTGTACGCGGGGCGCTACCCGAACCTCGCCTCGGCGCACCGGCTGCCGGGCCGGCGGGACTCCGTGGACGCCGACACCGTGGAGCTGGCCCTCAGCGCGCTGGTCGACGGTCTGCGGCTGCGGCTCTCCCGGCGCTGA
- a CDS encoding NADH:flavin oxidoreductase/NADH oxidase, translated as MTEPDSTTPLLATPFTVRGVTLPNRIVVSPMCQYSSTDGLPNAWHLVHLGSRAVGGAGLVLTEAAAVSPEGRITPQDAGIWNDDQVQAWKPVVEFVRAQGSVAGVQLAHAGFKASTHRPWDTEHGALPASEGGWPVVGPTEDPFSSSYPVPRQLDEVGISRVVDDFAAAARRALEAGFQVVEVHAAHGYLLHEFLSPLSNTRTDVWGGSRENRMRLVLEVTRAVREAVGEDVPVLVRISATDWTEGGWNGEDSVALAAELKAAGADLVDCSTGGVVPRAEIPVGPGYQVPFAEQVRTQTGLPTGAVGMITGAAQAEAVLQEGQADVVLLARELLRDPYWPNRAIAELQGAAPWPAQYERAF; from the coding sequence GTGACTGAACCCGACTCCACGACCCCCCTGCTCGCCACCCCGTTCACGGTGCGCGGCGTCACCCTGCCCAACCGCATCGTGGTCAGCCCCATGTGCCAGTACAGCTCCACCGACGGACTGCCGAACGCCTGGCACCTCGTGCACCTGGGCTCCCGGGCCGTCGGTGGGGCCGGCCTGGTCCTCACCGAGGCCGCCGCGGTCAGTCCCGAGGGTCGCATCACCCCCCAGGACGCGGGGATCTGGAACGACGACCAGGTGCAGGCCTGGAAGCCCGTCGTGGAGTTCGTCCGCGCCCAGGGGTCGGTGGCGGGCGTGCAGCTCGCCCACGCCGGCTTCAAGGCCTCCACCCACCGGCCGTGGGACACCGAGCACGGTGCCCTGCCCGCCAGCGAGGGCGGCTGGCCCGTGGTGGGGCCCACCGAGGATCCCTTCAGCAGCAGCTATCCCGTGCCCCGGCAGCTCGACGAGGTGGGCATCAGCCGGGTGGTCGACGACTTCGCCGCGGCGGCCCGTCGTGCCCTCGAGGCGGGCTTCCAGGTGGTGGAGGTCCACGCCGCGCACGGCTACCTGCTGCACGAGTTCCTCTCCCCGCTGAGCAACACCCGGACCGATGTCTGGGGCGGCAGCCGGGAAAACCGGATGCGGTTGGTCCTCGAGGTCACCCGCGCCGTGCGGGAGGCGGTGGGGGAGGACGTGCCCGTGCTGGTGCGCATCTCCGCCACCGACTGGACCGAGGGGGGGTGGAACGGCGAGGACAGCGTGGCGCTGGCCGCCGAGCTGAAGGCGGCGGGTGCCGACCTCGTGGACTGCTCCACCGGTGGCGTGGTGCCCCGGGCGGAGATCCCCGTCGGACCCGGCTACCAGGTCCCCTTCGCCGAGCAGGTCCGGACGCAGACCGGTCTTCCCACCGGGGCCGTCGGGATGATCACCGGTGCCGCGCAGGCCGAGGCCGTCCTGCAGGAGGGCCAGGCCGACGTGGTGCTGCTGGCCCGCGAGCTGCTCCGCGACCCGTACTGGCCCAACCGGGCGATCGCCGAGCTCCAGGGTGCGGCCCCGTGGCCGGCCCAGTACGAGCGAGCCTTCTGA
- a CDS encoding acyl-CoA dehydrogenase family protein, producing MDLTLSQEHQALKESAAAFVDKEVVPHAPAWDRAQEVDRGIVAKLGAAGLLGLGVPEEMGGSGGDMFAYALAIEELGRGDQAIRGIVSVSLGLVAKSIVKYGTPEQQERWLPGLCSGEQLACFGLTEPGTGSDAGALTTKAVKDGDSYRITGSKQFITNGNWADVALVMARTGGEGARGVSAFLVPTDSEGFSATKIHDKLGLRGQDTAALHLDDVVVPASAMLGEEGRGFTVAMTALDRGRTSIAASAVGLATACLDAALSYAQERTQFGKKVAGFQLVQQLLVETQVERDAARLLVWKACDLADHDQPFRNEASAAKYYAAEMAVRAANRCVQVYGGYGFTEEYPLAKYLRDARVLTLYEGTTQVQTLLLGRALTGVSAFV from the coding sequence GTGGACCTCACGCTGTCGCAGGAGCACCAGGCCCTGAAGGAGTCGGCGGCCGCGTTCGTCGACAAGGAGGTCGTGCCGCACGCCCCCGCGTGGGACCGCGCGCAGGAGGTGGACCGCGGCATCGTCGCCAAGCTCGGTGCCGCCGGCCTGCTCGGCCTGGGCGTGCCCGAGGAGATGGGTGGCTCGGGCGGGGACATGTTCGCCTACGCCCTGGCCATCGAGGAGCTGGGCCGGGGTGACCAGGCCATCCGCGGCATCGTCAGCGTCTCGCTCGGCCTGGTGGCCAAGTCCATCGTGAAGTACGGCACGCCCGAGCAGCAGGAGCGCTGGCTGCCCGGACTGTGCTCCGGCGAGCAGCTGGCCTGCTTCGGTCTCACCGAGCCCGGCACCGGGTCCGACGCGGGCGCCCTGACCACCAAGGCGGTCAAGGACGGCGACAGCTACCGCATCACCGGCTCGAAGCAGTTCATCACCAACGGCAACTGGGCCGACGTGGCGCTGGTCATGGCGCGCACCGGCGGTGAGGGCGCCCGTGGCGTCAGCGCGTTCCTCGTGCCGACGGACTCCGAGGGGTTCTCCGCCACCAAGATCCACGACAAGCTCGGCCTGCGCGGCCAGGACACCGCCGCCCTGCACCTTGACGACGTGGTCGTGCCCGCCAGCGCGATGCTGGGCGAGGAGGGCCGCGGGTTCACCGTGGCCATGACCGCGCTCGACCGCGGCCGCACCTCCATCGCGGCCTCCGCCGTCGGCCTGGCCACCGCGTGCCTGGACGCTGCGCTGTCCTACGCCCAGGAGCGCACCCAGTTCGGCAAGAAGGTCGCCGGCTTCCAGCTCGTGCAGCAGCTGCTGGTCGAGACCCAGGTCGAGCGCGACGCCGCCCGGCTGCTGGTGTGGAAGGCCTGCGACCTGGCCGACCACGACCAGCCCTTCCGCAACGAGGCGTCCGCCGCCAAGTACTACGCGGCGGAGATGGCGGTCCGTGCGGCCAACCGCTGCGTCCAGGTCTACGGCGGCTACGGCTTCACCGAGGAGTACCCGCTGGCCAAGTACCTGCGCGACGCCCGCGTGCTAACCCTGTACGAGGGCACCACCCAGGTGCAGACCCTGCTGCTCGGCCGGGCGCTGACCGGGGTGTCGGCCTTCGTCTGA
- the purM gene encoding phosphoribosylformylglycinamidine cyclo-ligase gives MTDDQRLPGTSYADAGVDIAAGERAVELFAPWARKASRPEVMGGLGGFAGLFKLKTDRWREPVLAASTDGVGTKIAVAQAMDKHDTVGLDLVAMVVDDLVVCGAEPLFLQDYIAVGRVVPERVAEIVGGIAQGCVLAGCALLGGETAEHPGLMADGAYDLSATGVGVVEADDVLGPERVRPGDVVLAMEASGLHSNGYSLARRVLLDIARMSLGGQVEEFGRTLGEELLEPTRIYAKDCLALVAETEVRTFCHVTGGGLAANLARVLPAGVVARLDRGTWSPAPVFGLIAQRGRVDRAEMEQTFNMGVGMVAVVGPEDVDRALAVLTARHVRSWVLGTVEKADGVEQSAAERVRVVGEHPRF, from the coding sequence ATGACCGACGACCAGCGCCTCCCCGGCACCTCCTACGCGGACGCCGGGGTGGACATCGCCGCCGGAGAGCGCGCGGTGGAGCTGTTCGCGCCGTGGGCGCGCAAGGCCAGCCGGCCCGAGGTGATGGGCGGTCTCGGGGGGTTCGCCGGACTGTTCAAGCTGAAGACCGACCGCTGGCGCGAGCCCGTCCTGGCCGCGTCCACGGACGGCGTGGGCACCAAGATCGCCGTCGCGCAGGCCATGGACAAGCACGACACCGTCGGCCTGGACCTCGTCGCCATGGTCGTCGACGACCTCGTGGTGTGCGGGGCCGAGCCGCTGTTCCTGCAGGACTACATCGCAGTGGGCCGGGTGGTCCCCGAGCGGGTGGCCGAGATCGTCGGGGGCATCGCGCAGGGTTGCGTGCTGGCCGGCTGCGCCCTGCTCGGTGGCGAGACCGCGGAGCACCCGGGGCTGATGGCCGATGGTGCCTACGACCTCTCGGCCACCGGTGTCGGCGTGGTGGAGGCGGACGACGTGCTCGGACCCGAGCGGGTGCGCCCGGGCGACGTGGTGCTCGCCATGGAGGCCTCCGGGCTGCACTCCAACGGGTACTCCCTCGCCCGCCGCGTGCTGCTCGACATCGCCCGCATGTCGCTGGGGGGCCAGGTCGAGGAGTTCGGCCGCACGCTGGGAGAGGAGCTCCTGGAGCCCACCCGCATCTACGCCAAGGACTGCCTGGCCCTGGTCGCCGAGACCGAGGTGCGCACCTTCTGCCACGTCACCGGAGGTGGCCTCGCCGCGAACCTGGCGCGGGTGCTGCCCGCCGGGGTCGTCGCCCGGCTGGACCGCGGCACCTGGAGCCCGGCGCCGGTGTTCGGGCTGATCGCCCAGCGTGGTCGCGTCGACCGGGCCGAGATGGAGCAGACGTTCAACATGGGTGTCGGCATGGTCGCCGTGGTCGGGCCCGAGGACGTCGACCGGGCACTGGCCGTGCTCACCGCCCGGCACGTCCGCTCCTGGGTGCTGGGCACCGTCGAGAAGGCCGACGGGGTGGAGCAGTCCGCCGCCGAGCGGGTCCGCGTGGTGGGTGAGCACCCCCGCTTCTGA
- a CDS encoding DUF3073 domain-containing protein, with protein sequence MGRGRAKAKQTKVARELKYSSPSTDFDTLQRELSGHPTGAPRTDAARSEPRTEEPRSPWDEDDDTERRY encoded by the coding sequence ATGGGCCGCGGCCGGGCTAAGGCGAAGCAGACCAAGGTTGCACGGGAGCTCAAGTACAGCTCCCCCTCCACCGATTTCGACACCCTGCAGCGAGAGCTCTCGGGTCACCCGACGGGAGCACCCCGGACGGACGCGGCGCGCAGCGAGCCCCGCACCGAGGAGCCGCGCAGCCCCTGGGACGAGGACGACGACACCGAGCGTCGCTACTGA
- a CDS encoding alpha/beta hydrolase has product MSGPDPQQLHREVTTGRLGRAGSSRLAAARVAVDRTGQHLDTARTVLGAAWTGSTASAAARTLDGRSATLLAADAELGVAQELLAGVARTQHDVVRAADGLLLGWLATVAARALTDPVTTAGVTVAVARELLALRDHLDGELARTATAFDALAGGAAVAAPVSPAPSPAVPDPPPEGTDPIEVARWWGALSHQQQKDLQRSGPEELAALTGLPPVVLDRVNRTRLSRDLWRLAHPAGATTTGDEFTGGDLAEMVVRRGAVTVRGHAAQVASAALETARSVAAGAGPVLLLRYSTQDGRGVVVAVGDPSTATDVAVTVPGTSSSVAQTRIEQAVALRAQMDAADPSGTHAAVQWVDYEAPTSLLDPEVARLGLATQAADHLVGEVAGWRAAAQQAGTAPPHVTAVGHSYGSTVVGLAGSRGLAADDIVLLGSPGVAVDRASQLTPGVGHVWAARAEHDPVVQATAGSWFSPGATDGPYDRSFGARLFAADDPASLLGAHSTYYEPGSESLRNLGAIATGDLGEVTSARPDGLGEAAGDVLRHTAEMGRALGAGDRDAAAEAVLAGLGDLAGDAGDAVLGGLGWATSELRGLDRRWPTGWDPSSW; this is encoded by the coding sequence GTGAGCGGGCCCGATCCCCAGCAGCTGCACCGGGAGGTCACCACGGGTCGGCTGGGCCGCGCGGGCTCGAGCCGCCTGGCCGCGGCCCGCGTCGCCGTCGACCGCACCGGCCAGCACCTCGACACCGCCCGAACCGTGCTCGGGGCGGCCTGGACGGGTTCGACCGCGAGCGCCGCCGCACGCACGCTCGACGGCCGCTCCGCCACCCTGCTCGCCGCCGACGCCGAGCTCGGTGTGGCGCAGGAGCTCCTGGCGGGCGTCGCCCGCACCCAGCACGACGTGGTGCGGGCCGCCGACGGCCTGCTGCTCGGCTGGCTGGCCACCGTCGCCGCGCGCGCCCTCACCGACCCGGTCACCACCGCGGGGGTCACGGTCGCGGTGGCCAGGGAGCTGCTCGCGCTGCGCGACCACCTCGATGGCGAGCTGGCCCGCACGGCCACCGCCTTCGACGCGCTGGCCGGAGGAGCCGCGGTGGCCGCGCCGGTCTCCCCTGCGCCCTCCCCCGCGGTCCCGGACCCGCCACCGGAGGGCACCGACCCGATCGAGGTGGCCCGGTGGTGGGGGGCTCTGTCCCACCAGCAGCAGAAGGATCTGCAGCGCTCCGGGCCCGAGGAGCTCGCGGCGCTCACGGGGCTCCCGCCGGTGGTGCTCGACCGGGTCAACCGGACCCGGTTGTCCCGGGACCTCTGGCGGCTGGCCCACCCCGCCGGGGCGACGACCACCGGGGACGAGTTCACCGGGGGCGACCTCGCCGAGATGGTGGTCCGGCGCGGCGCGGTGACCGTGCGTGGGCACGCGGCCCAGGTCGCCTCGGCCGCCCTCGAGACGGCGCGGTCGGTGGCCGCCGGGGCCGGACCCGTGCTGCTGCTGAGGTACTCCACGCAGGACGGCCGCGGGGTGGTGGTGGCCGTGGGCGACCCCTCCACCGCGACCGACGTCGCCGTGACCGTGCCGGGGACGAGCTCGAGCGTGGCCCAGACCCGGATCGAGCAGGCCGTGGCCCTGCGGGCGCAGATGGACGCCGCCGACCCGTCCGGCACCCACGCGGCCGTGCAGTGGGTGGACTACGAGGCCCCGACGAGCCTGCTGGACCCGGAGGTCGCCCGGCTGGGACTGGCCACCCAGGCCGCGGACCACCTCGTCGGCGAGGTCGCGGGGTGGCGGGCCGCGGCCCAGCAGGCCGGTACCGCGCCACCGCACGTGACCGCCGTCGGGCACTCCTACGGCAGCACGGTGGTCGGGCTGGCCGGCTCCCGCGGGCTCGCGGCCGACGACATCGTCCTGCTCGGCTCCCCGGGCGTCGCGGTGGACCGCGCCTCCCAGCTCACCCCGGGGGTGGGCCACGTCTGGGCGGCCAGGGCCGAGCACGATCCCGTCGTGCAGGCCACGGCCGGGTCGTGGTTCTCCCCCGGTGCCACCGACGGCCCCTACGACCGTTCCTTCGGCGCCCGGCTGTTCGCCGCCGACGACCCGGCGTCGCTGCTGGGCGCGCACTCGACCTACTACGAGCCGGGTTCGGAGAGCCTGCGCAACCTCGGGGCGATCGCCACCGGCGACCTCGGGGAGGTGACGTCCGCTCGGCCGGACGGGCTCGGTGAGGCCGCCGGGGACGTGCTCCGCCACACCGCCGAGATGGGACGGGCACTCGGGGCGGGCGACCGGGACGCCGCGGCGGAGGCCGTCCTGGCCGGGCTGGGCGACCTCGCCGGGGACGCCGGGGACGCGGTGCTCGGCGGGCTCGGGTGGGCGACGTCGGAGCTGCGGGGCCTGGACCGACGGTGGCCGACGGGGTGGGACCCCTCGTCCTGGTGA